DNA from Rhipicephalus microplus isolate Deutch F79 chromosome 5, USDA_Rmic, whole genome shotgun sequence:
CTCTAGTATGTGACTTAAACGCCTCTATATCTTACAACTCTAATCTGTTGTATATAGCACCGAGTTTCACAAAAGGTTGCAAATTCTTCGAACAACCGCTACATAAACGAAATTCGGCATAACCAAATCGGCGCTGAcgtctgattgatatgtggggtttgacgtttcaaaaccaccatatgattatgagacaccccgtgttggagggctccggaaattttgaccacctggggttctttaacgtgcactcaaatctgtgcacatgggcctacagcaatgtccgcctccatctaaaatgcagcccccgcagccgggattcgatcgcgcgacctgcgggtcagcagccgagtggccacaatagaccaccgcggcagtaCGCAGCTGACGTCTGTATAAGTTAGATTTCAAAGTACTGGTGCCATAATACACACAcactatggaaaaaaaaaagagagaaaagaattaCAGCGGGAGACGCGAAAGAACGCGTCGACGGAGAGCCACGATAAGCGTCAGAGAGAAACGGGCACAAGGAGGAGGATACAGCtttatttgacaaaaaaaaaaaatcgaagtaaATGTGGTTGGGCCCCTAGACGTCCGGGAGCCCCCTGGCCGACATCTCTAGGCAGGCCCGGTGCACCAGCTTAAGTGGTCGTCCGAGCCAGTGACCCGAAGAGCGACCTCCCACGAGGAAAGGGAAGGGTTAGGAATAGGGTCTACCGCCACGGGCTTTGGCCAGTTCCACAAGCAGTGGAAAAGATCAGCCCGGGGTGCCCCGCAGGTGGTGCAATGTGGTTGGTGAAGAGTGGGGTAAAATAGGTGTGCCAGATGGGGAGAAATCAATGCTTTTGTCTGCAGCTGGCGCCAAACTGAACTCTGATTAGAGGTGAGGGAGAAGTGTGGGGCAGGTAAATCTCGTCTGCCGTTTAGGTAATACCTCGTAATCTCATGGTAGGTGCGGATTCCCTCTTGTGGTTTTCTCATGAGTTTGGGTGAGCGAGCCCCCAGGGTCCAGATGGAAAGACCTCGGACATGCGCATGAACGCGCTCATTCCCGGGGATACACTCATGGCCAGGCACCCACGTGATAGTCACCGGATGGAGAAGTGAAGGAATGTTGCTCAGTATGCGTGAGACTGTCTTTAGTGCtatgccttgacggaagtatcgaTAAGCGCTCTGGGAATCAGTGCAAGTTTCTGTAATGGTAAAATCTGCGGCCGCACGCACCACTGCTAGCGCTATAGTGCAACCCCCTCAGCCACATCGGGGCATGCCGTTCTAACGGACGCGAAAATGCTAATGTGCCCGTCTTCTGTCATGGGAGCAGCCGTCGCCGTTCCTTCAAGTGGACGTATACCGCAGCGTCGACATGGAGGACGTCTTCACGATTTCTGTACCGCCGTATGTAATAATCGgcgcgtgccttgcgtcggcCCGGATGGCGTTCTCGATTCATGTTGCGCGGCAATGCTTTGAGTTGCATGTGTGCAGCGGCCCTTATTGGAATAGGCGACCGTGCTTCTTCGTTACGCATCGTGTCGCTTGATTCAAGCCCCAGGGTTCGGAGCAGGTTCCGCCCTGTAACTGTCCGACAAAGGCGCAAGAGCTGATTGCTTCTCTGTGCCCCTATTATTTCTTGGACTGTAATATACAGACCAGTCTCCAGGAGGAGAGTAGTTTTGGTGCACATCGGCAACCTCAATGCGGTTTTAACCACCCACCTGATTAGACTGTTAGTCCGTTCCATTCGCTTCTAAGAGGTGGTGATATGAAAGATCATAAGCGAGGCGACTTAACACCAGAGCTTCAACAATTTGCATGGTGTCTTTTTCAGATAGGCCATGATTGCGCGACGCAATCCGGCGCATCAGTCCTGAAATTTGCTTTATCTGCTTATCAAGAATGTTGAAGGTGTAGTTTGCGTCTGTTTGATTGTATGTGTAGACCCAATACCCTGATTTTATGTACTCTTGGCGCAGGTTGACCATGCACGTGCAGGTCAATGCTTGGGTCATGCATTCGGGGTTTAATTATAAGTAATTCCGACTTTTCTGGCGGACAGTGGAGGCCCATTCTACTAATATGCCGCTCGATGACGTTGATGGCAGATTGTAGAACGTCTTGTGCCTCCTCAATAGAGCCATGGCACACCCTCAAGTCATATCATCGGCGTAAAACGCATGCAGTAATTTAGGAATATCAGAGAGCTTTTTCGCCAATGGGGCCAAGTCAACATTGAATAAGAGTGGCGATAGGACAGCTCCCTGGGGTGTGCCCCCTGTTTGGGAGGGAAAAAGTTGCGGATGTGAGTGTACCTAATCTTACCTCGGCGGTGCGCTTTTCCAAAAAGGCTTTCACATAATGCCAGGTACTACGACCACAGCCAGTTGTGGCCAAGGTGTTCGTGACCTACATTGTCGAAAGCCTTTTGTATGTCTAATGCGAGGATGGCTCTGGTTTGGGCTGTCTGCCGTTTGGGATGAAATAGAGTCTCTTTAACATGCAAGAGGACATCCTGCGCCGATATAGGTTGGGGCGAAAACCAAACTGGGTGTTGGGAAAGAAATTACTAGCTTCTAAATATGGCTGTAGTCGACGGAGAagaacatgctcaaaaagtttaCCTTCACAGCTCGTGAGCGAGATGGGTCGTAAATTTTCGAGAAGTAGGGATTTGCCTGATTTCGGAATCAGCGTAATCTGTGCATGTTTCCAAACACAGGGCAGTGTGCCCTTGCTCTAGTGTTCGTTAAAGAGATCCGTGAGCTCATGTAGAGACACGTCATCTGTTTCGGGCGATCTTGTATGTTACACGATCCGGCCCTAGTGCAGCGTCCTGGGTAATACAAGAAAGggcctgttttacctctgcaagcGTGATATCTGCATCCAAGTTTTCGTCCGGATCAGGGAGTGTTAAAGGGAGCGCGTTCGGATCCGCCGGTAGGGGCTAAGAAATGCAAAGGTTTTTTATGTGTGTCATAATGTCTGTGCCTTTTTGCTTTTCTAGGTAAATGAGCCGTTGGGTAGCGGTGTGAATGTGGTATTTGGTCGACGTGGGATCTAGAAGGGCCCAAAGTGAAGTTATCCGCCGGAGTGAGCGCCTACCGGTCTTCAGCATGCAGAGCAACAAATCCAATGAGTGAGTATAGACAATTCGGCGAACAGATGCCGTAAAGACGGTGAAGAGACGACATGACGCGAATGATACACGTGGAGAGGCTATTCGCCCTTTCTATTGGCTTAGGGaccctgtagcctccacagtgctgaagggtGAGGCGCCAAGGCGTGTTGGATCGCCAGCGAGACGAAGCAGAGCAGCGCGAGCCACGGTGACTTGCATAACTTCGAATTTGGCCACGGGTGGCACCCTCGTGCGTTTGACCCATTGCAGCTTGCGTTTGACACAGTTCTCAAACTCTCCTGATCCTGCGAACGCAAGAGCAACCTACGCAACCCAATGTCTTGAGcccccaattctcaaactctcAATGGTTGAGCTCCATCCGGTgcgcggcgtgaccacccttactgcgcgtGCACGTCCTCTCTCCTTTATCTCCCCTCCTACGCTTCTTCCTCtatcgcctcgcaacgccgacgcaggcagcgtctttTAGCGAGAGTCTTGATTTCAAAAACCGACCGcccgcgctgcacaaccgttcactggccacccccgTATATATACTGGCACatgatcttgacctccaaggtagccggtgtgagatttcttctgtgcgttgttgaacaatgaaaattcggGGGTCTCTGTGTCCAAGCGGAGTCTTCtacctctcatttcccattagcagccattagcatgatccagtaggaaacactggtccatcgccgcgtgctttgcgccttcacaggtttctctcctgcgcaacgccgcgaggAGCGCCagcgtcgccgccagtgtaagcgttagcgcatGCTGCTTCGAATGTACAcacggttccctttagcgggaaatGGTGTAATTTTCCCCCTATGTAACCGTTTAGCGCAGCATAAGTGCGAAACAGTTAATAGGTGAGCAAGATCAAGTTTTtggtttttgtaatgggttgtaaTGGGCTGAGTCGCCATTGTGCAtgaaaacaaattaaaaaaaaaaagcgcaagaacACGCCGCTCGTGCAAATGAAAAGAAGTATAAACGCGAGATAGGCGTTTCATTTTCATGTGAGCACTTTTTGTGATCCAGGTGCTATAGACATGCCGGCCAATTCCACGAAAATGCTCATGCACAATGGCGGACATTGGCTGGTTCTTGTACATATGTACAGATGGCACTGCAAGCCTTGCCGTGGTGGTAtatatatagtggctaaggtactcggctgctgacccgcaggtcgcgggatcgaatctcggctgcggcggctgcatttccgatggaggcggaaatgttgtaggcccgtgtgatcagatttgggtgcacgttgaagaaccccaggtggtcgaaatttccggagccctccactacggcgtctttcataatcatatggtggttttgggacgttaaacgccacatatcaatcaatcaatcatggcaCTACAACACATTTTTTTGCAACTCGTTTATAACGCGATtttttttccgacatcaagcctgcctaaggtcagTTTGCAAAGCAGTCGCAAACACCagcgtgactcagtggtagaatactgggctggcacgcaggggacgcGGGTTCAAATATCATTGTGTGCTTGGTGTTTGatatttttttgaattttttccCCTTACTTtatgcgatagtggttacggacggcggcagcggcggcggacaactacagcaccGCACGCGACtcttgttgtgatctcgtaacagctttcgctctaaaacGCTTATTACTCAGGCAGTTTACCGAAGCTACGCTATACACGAGAACAACGGAACGAACGGTTTCCTCGTCTTCAACACATATCGGTTCTGCCGTATCAACTACGACTATATAGGCCTGGGCGACAGAGAGACGTTCGCTATGATAGGAGAAAAACAATAAAACGATATATCGAACAACTGCACAAGCGAATTatgaaattacaaaaaatacaggaACAGTCATTTTTATGCTATACTGACGAAGAGGGCTTATTATTTTTTCAAAGCTCGACGCACTTGGAAATTTGCAGGGCACCTGTACGGTACGTGTTCGAGGCGCCCAGCGGCACCAAATTGAGAGGAGACGATGGCGTGAATGTAAGTTGACTTCCGATGGGTCGCCGAACGACACCGTGTTCCTGCTggatttctttttcttcctccacgGCAGTACATCAACGGACGGCGACGAGATCGGATTAGTCTTCTCGCTCGTTCATTTGCATACATCAGAATTAATGTCCTGATCGTTCTTCAACGGCATTCTCTTCCTGCTGCTTCCACACAGACGGTGTGCAGATTTGGTCCGTGTGCCACGCAAGGGTAAAAGTCGGAGCTAAACTTTCCAAGAGGTCCCGAGTGCTGAAATTTCAAAGGTTAATACCGCCTCCGCAACGCCAGCGCCTGTGTGAGTGTGACCAGTATGCAAGTGTCCTCCGCTTCGCCGTTGTCCCACATCCGCAGCCTGTACGAGTACGTGTGGTCCTTGCGCGACCCGAGGATCAAGGAGTGGAGCCTCCACCGTGATGCGCGGTTCATTTTTCCAGTGCTCATCTGTTACGTGTACGTAGCCAAGATCGCTGGTCCCCGCTGGATGAAGAATCGCGAGCCTTTCAAGTTACGAGGAGCTATCCTGACCTACAACTTCGCGACCGTCGCCGCGAACGCCTACTTCTGCATCGAGTACCTGCGACACTCCTATCTGCAGGGCGGCTACAGCCTCTTCTGCCAGGGCATCGACTACGAGACCAGTTTCGACGAGCACACGACGGCCATCGTAAACTTGCACTCGTGGTACTCCTGGGTCCGAATCGCCGACTTCCTGGACACGTTCTTCTTTCTGGCCCGAAAGAAAAACTCCCAGGTGACCTGCCTGCACGTCATCCACCACTTCCTGGTAGTGCTGAACATGTGGATCTTCACGAACTTCGGCAGCGACGGCCAAACACTGCTGGGACTTTGCGTCAACTCGTTCGTCCACGTCATCATGTACTCGTACTACTTCCTCGCCGCCCTGGGACCTTCGATGCAGAAGTACCTGTGGTGGAAGCGCTACCTCACCGAGCTGCAGATCGTGCAGTTCGTCAGCCTCATGCTGCACATGGCCATCACGCTGTTCCACGACTGCGGCTATCCGAGGGCGCTCGCGATCTTATCATTAGCACAAGGGTTTCTCGGGCTTGGACTTTTCATCAACTTTTACGTGAAGACGTACCCCGAGGCGGCAAAAGAGAAAGCGGTGTGAAGTGCTTAGCGAAAACTAAAGTCCTATCACTGCTCTTCAAGGAAAGCGTGGTTGCTTCGACATTCAAGCGTGAACACTACTCGCATTACAACCAAGAAAACCAGTCTTTGAACTGAACTTTGTGTGTGTCTATTGTGCTGTGTAGGTCTCGAAGCTAAAGACCACAGATGCAGGTCAGATCCCTCGTGTTTATTGTAGGCAGACCGAACACTGTTGTAATGGCATAACTTGTAGTAATTCCGTAATTTTTGTATCATTTTAGCTCTTACTTATGGTTGTTCACAGAAaaggataaaaaaataataaagaaaattgTAAGATGGAATGAAATGATACAAAGTGCACATGCTGCTGAGTGATATATTCAGCGTGAGGGCACAAAATTGCCCTTAATTAGAGGGGAATTACGTCCTATGCGGTATAATCCAACATATTGAGTTAGTTATTTCTTATATATGTTAATGTCTAGGCCATATGTAATCACGGTGCCTTAAGTGCGAAACCACGTTACcattatgattgatatgtggggtttaacgtacaaaaaccacgatacgattatgagagacgccgtatagtggagggctccgaaaatttcgactacctggggttctttaacgtgcacccaaatctgagcacacgggccctacagcattttcgcctccaccgaaaatgcagccgcgccgcagccgggattctatcccgagacctgcgggtcagcagccgcttACCttggccaccgcggcggggctacgtaACCATTATGAGCGACGCCTTATAGtactccggaattttcgaccatgtggccttctttaacgagcactgacatcacacagtacacgagtgtctaccatttcgccttcatggAAATAAATGCAACCGCTGCCGCCGGGATtgaccttcgggtcggcagccgagcccCGTAACCAGTGATCCACCGCGGCGCACAGCACCCTATTATAAGTACACGGTTTCATCTACGTTCGGCTGATACGTTGTATAATTTGAATTGATCACACTCACTCATCTGGTTCTCATTACAAGCTTCAGCCGCGATTCGCGCGCGTCCACAGAGGCGCACAAACAAACCCACACAGGCACATACACAAACGCACAaacaattccccccccccccaccctctctCATGGTTGCAAATATGACCCTTCGGATGCTCTGCTTGTCGTTGCAGGAGCACGTGCACCATATGTCGCGAGTGTCACTCGTGCTACCGACAGCCAGAGGCAAGCAGTGTGGGACAGCCGCTGTAAACGCACCTAATTATAGAGACGACGCAGTGGGACTTGTTTAAGCGTCAGGTTGTTGGCTAGTTGCAAGAAATCAAATGGCTTGTACTAAGTATAAAACATCGTAATGCGATACGTGTTTGCTTTCACTGGCCTGTGGACGGAGCGGGTGCTGCTTACAGACGCCATTGCAAGAACACCAACGCCCACTCTGATCGTCCGCTCTCGCTTATCAACTGGCAAGTCATTTTCGAAAATCCCACCGTATATACTTTTTTAACGATAAAACTGGAATTTCATATCACCGCAGCAAATAAAAGCACTTCACATCAATAGATCACAAAATACAAATGCCTCATTCAGGCGCAGAGAAACGACTGTATATATCACATGTGTGCATCTTTGCGCAAAATAATGATCTATACATGTTACCTGCTTCCTAAGTGCTGTTTTATATTCTCTAACGTGTTCTGTTTTATTCTTTACCTTGACagatgggcttttttttttttttacacagcttGGAGTTTTACAAATAACGGAATTCATTCTCAACAGAAGTTTTTGTTGTGTCGACGGCGCATGCCCAGTCCATTCACTCGTATCGCCCATTTTCACAGATCGTTGCGACAGGCCTCCATCCTACAGGGGACACAAGATAGGCTGAAAAACGATTCACGACGACGATCCGAACAGTAGCAACCCCGTGAAGGTTATTACTTCATTTTATGACGTGGCAATAAATGCGGCATATGCAACCAAAAATGCAACCCATACGTCATCACTAGCTAAGCATGGCAAAGGCGAGCGCACCGCGCTGATTATATAGTGAACGATGACTTGCGAGAAGGGAGATCGGAAAGTGCCGCGTCCTTCGTGAGCGCCACGACCAGTGCGAACGAATGATTGACCTCACAAGGCAACAAGGTTGAAATGAAGTCGAGAAGGTTTCTTTTTTGTCCACCTTGGCGCGGAGAACATGTTTTGACGTGTGATGAACTTCGTCCTTACTGCAGTATACTTTCCTTCACAGGTATCGACCACTATACACAATGCACGATGCCCGCTAGCGTGCGATATCTTTTTCAAGGAACACGCGCTATGACGTCAAAGCTTCGGTGCGAAGACTTAGGAATAAGCCATTTCCCACGCTGCAGCAGCGCGAGAGAAGcgggaaacattttttttttgtctctcacgATCCTTCCCATTCAAAGGAGCAGCGTTCTTTACCGGCCACACGTGCCTCGTCGTCTCGGACTCGCCAGTGTTCTCGAAGTGTTCACGATTGGAAATTAGAAGGCAAAGAACGGGAAGTGTTACAAGCGGGAAAACCAAGATGAAATTGTTTTACTTTGTTTCAGTTTCGCCTCCTCACACGTTTCACATAcatcgctatatatatatatatatatatacatgtatccTTTAAAGCCCGATCAGATCCCACCTCGCCGGTATTCCACTGAAACGGCATTCGCTCCAAGTGACCCGTTCGCCGGCGCCGCACAGTGGACGCACATGGCATCCCTGCAAAAGCTCAGACAGGCGTCGCAGATGGCCGAATGGTTCGACTACTACTTCGCGTCGCGCAGAGATACGCGAACCAGCGGATGGGGAGGCGTACAAGATGCGCGGATTGTGTTCCCGCTTTTGATCGGCTACGTCTACTTCGTGAAAATCGCTGGGCCCCGCTGGATGAAAGACCGCAAGCCGTTTAACCTCAGGTGGGCCGTACTGACGTACAACGCGCTGACCGTGCTGGCCAACGCCTACTTCGCCGTGAAGCTATTCGGACTGACGTACGCCAGCGGCCACTACAGTCTGTTCTGTCAAGGCATCAACTACAGCTCGCCCACCGAGACGGACATGGCCATTCTGAAGCTCGGCTGGTGGTACAGCTTCGTGAGGATCGGCGACTTCTTGGACACCATATTTTTCGTGCTGCGCAAGAAGAACTCGCAAATCACCTTCCTGCACGTGGCACACCACTTCCTGGTCGTGTTCAGCGCGtggttctacatgaacttcgGTGGTGACGGCCAGACGGCGCTCGGCGGGTGCGTGAACGCATCAATCCACGTCATCATGTACTCGTACTACTTCCTCGCTGCCCTGGGGCCTTCAGTGCAGAAGTACCTGTGGTGGAAGCGCTACCTGACCAAGCTGCAGATTGCCCAGTTCGTGGGCCTCATGTTGCACATGACGATCACGCTTTTCTACGACTGCGGATACCCGAGGCGACTCGCGCTGCTGGCGCTGTCGCAGGGCCTCCTGGGCCTGGGGTTATTCATCAACTTCTACGTGCAGAGCTACGTCAAGCCTAGAAAGTCAAAGGCGGAAAGAAAGAAGACTGCGTAAGGCCGTTCAACACGACAATCCGATTCAAAGCGTCAGGGAGTGTGCGCGATTAAGTGAATAATGAACATTCACTGACACACAGCACATCATGGACCTGCACGATACACATAGGACATTATTGCGAGTTTCGAAAGCAGAGAACAGCTAGTGGGTGCTGCAGCAAATAATGTTATTCAATAATGTGGACATGGGCACGGTGTCAAAGGTGTACTCTTTCAACGTTCAGACGTCCTCCGACACCTAAGAGACCAGCAGCTGCGATTCAGGCTGGTACTTGAAATAGACAGGATTGTTTCCGTGTGTTTCCGCTATGTAAGTTCTCGTCCTTGTAAATAATGCATAACTCATACGTTTTAAATAAACGAGCACATTGACAACTGTGGTTTTTGTTCTATAACTAGATACAATTGCAATTAAACCAGTACATAATGAACTGAATGTTTCATTCCTCGGGTGGAAAAGCTGTATTAAAGCACAATGCTAAGTCTGGCATTCAGTTAAGCCCGGAACAGATTCAAGACGTTCATCATTATAGATATATTGCCGACTCGGTGTCGTTGCAGGGATTTGACAGTGCTGTAAATAATTTTCCTGGTCAGCACCAAAACCCCAAATCAAGAAGAACGGGCGCTCAACGAACCAACGTGCTGCATGGAGTCAATCGAAGGCTACGCGAATGACCCTCCTTACTCTGTCGGTCGCACTTTTTCGAGAAAAATAAATCGTGATAAAGGGAGAGTTTAACCGGCTGACAAGCATCTATGCCGCTCACGCTGGAAGAAAGCAAGGTGTTAAAACCACTCGCTCCATAGAGAGGTTTGCTTTACTAAATGTCACATATATTTGTTGCACATAATTCCTTAAAAAGTATTAAAATGTTTACGTGACTGTGTTGAGGAAGATGGGCACACGCTGACGTGTGACGTTTCTACGGTGGCATTTTTTAGAAATTATTTCCATGTAGTTAGAGTCGACGCTGGTAGGCTGGAAGGAAGGCGTTAATGTGCGAAAATCAGGAACATGTATTGGTTCTAAGGTTTTTCCAGTTCTTAGCAGTTTATGCCTAAGCAAGATCAACAAACTTTTATAAGACGCTTTACGTAATTTTGTTATTAAGGTTTTTCGCCAGGTAGACAATTACGTCATTTTTTGCAGTAGTGAGGACTTAAAAATCACCGCAAGCTCAGTGTGCGAAAAATTAGAATTAAACGGAGTAGGGCTGAACTTTCCTAGAGAATAACCTCAGAATACCTGAATGCAATTCATAGACATTTCGTCAAGATTTAAGGACCAAGCACGCTGCCAGTATTCTCCAAGATCTTCAGAACCACAGTTAAACTTTTTGTTGGAGCACTCGAACGTTGTGAACAGCGGTATAGCCACGTCTTGCCCGCACGAAGTCACGTGAGCAAGGAATGAGCGATAGCTTTAGCGCACAGGTTACGCATCATTTAGATGTAGCTTAGGACGAGCATGGCTACACAAAGCGAGGGGAGGGGAggtgattcttaaatgaaaataACAGAAatatgagccccgtaactgtctctcagggggaggacatctcaacagtagctcacgagggatgggggtaaggagaaaTGAAAAAGGATAAGAATTAAATGTGCAGAGATAGAAAGAGGAGCAGGAggagagagaggcgcagggacagccagatacggaagtaaggagaagataggaaagatggacacggtcgcagaagtccgaggacggggcagcGCTCGGCGAGgtctcttgtcggcgtcaggagatggcgtagggcgagctagtcggccagagctgcgctgtcgtcggagatcgcgggggccaCCCGGTCGGCACAAAATCTAGCGAGCGAGTCCCCGCACAAAGCGATAGGAGGCAACGCGTCGTATATAGATATGCCGTACATTCATTGCGCATCCCACAGGCTAAATAAAGGAAGGGAAGCAAATACGACGTTAATGTTATTTTTTGTGAATGCCAATAAGCTAAGAAACTTAACGTAGCTTATacggtgcgaaaaaaaaaaacaacaccctttttcgaataaatttagttgatagtttgcgcttgtccttctcgcgtgttttttttcgcgccataagctACGTTAAGAATGAGCCAACTCGTCCAACAAGTCAGTCTGCTGAAGCTACGTAAGATTTGTGCCGCTGCGCAGAGAAAGAATGAGCGAGTAAATGAGGAGGAGCGCACTAACAtttatttcataaaaaaaaaacaccaacagTTTCACGTACGAGTACATAAGGTCCCTTTACGTTGCTGTCGCTTCTACGTAAGACAGACGAGCCGCTGCATTAACCAGATATTATTGGAACATTGGACATTGCTAACCAGAGGCTCCCCTTGCACCCTTTCTTTACATTGTAGAGAGTGTAAGTTCACGCCAAAATTTGATGTGTATCGGCATATAGGAATTAATAACAAGAAGCCGTCTGAATATATTGATAATAGCGGCAGCGCATGCGTGAGCCAGCCATCGATTTGACTTAAATGAAGATTAATCGAAATTCCTTAACGGTTAGCTTCCACATTGATCACCACGCGTGACAGGTTCACATATTGCAAGGGCGTAGATACGCTTTTgtgccttctttctttcataCCGTTGTGCGAATCTTCAGTTGGTAGTGAACGACGTTTGTGGTGTCccgatttttttatttcttgcatccGTCTTTGCGCGCCCTGTCTCTCTTAGAATGAATACGTACCAACAAGCTCAGCTTCTCTCTTATTCTCGCTAAATAAATTCGCAAACATCAGTGTCGTAAACCAGTTCAGCTGTATAAATGGTAACTCAGATGGGGCTAATGTAcaacgagccccgccgcggtggtctagtggctaaggtactcggctgctgacccgcagggcgcgggatcgaatcccggctgcggcggctgcatttccgatggaggcggaaatgttgtgggcccgtgtgctcagatttgggtgcacgttaaagaaccccagatggtcgaaatttctggagccctccgctacggcgtctcataaccatatggtggcttcgggacgttaaaccccatgtatCTATCAATCAATTGTGTTCAACGATCATTAAGAGCGAAGCTTTTTGTAACACAGGGCAGAGCTAACAAGAATTATGATCGTCACGAACCGGTACGCACTCGTTTCCTTCTCTTTAACTTCTTCAGTCCCTCAACACATGCACCGATTTGTTCGGCGTGGAACACCCAAAACTACGACAAGTACGCGAGTGTGTTACATGACTAAACATCTCGTAACATCCCGAAATAAGAAACGGGACTGAAATCCCGTAACATCCCCGTAATTACTAGTCACGTAATAAGTAACGTGACTGACAATCACATGACATCGCGTAAGCAGTCACGTGACTTGAATTCTGTCGCATGTACCCGCGTGGCTAAAATCCCACAGCATCGTGTAAGAGCTAGCCACGTGGTACGGTCCCGTCATAAACCACGTAAAAGCTGTAGTCGCGTGACTTGAATCACAGAGTCACGTAACGGGTAGTGACGCGACATATCTAGACAAGTCTAGCCAATTCTGGCCATACTCAGCacgattcgaaaaaaaaaacctagcatcTGTAGTAATGGCTTGGGATTACTAGTAAAACTGAGAAAGGTTGAACGCTACCTCCGCTGATGGTTCCAGCCTCGCGCCACCATATTGCA
Protein-coding regions in this window:
- the LOC119174969 gene encoding very long chain fatty acid elongase AAEL008004; its protein translation is MYPLKPDQIPPRRYSTETAFAPSDPFAGAAQWTHMASLQKLRQASQMAEWFDYYFASRRDTRTSGWGGVQDARIVFPLLIGYVYFVKIAGPRWMKDRKPFNLRWAVLTYNALTVLANAYFAVKLFGLTYASGHYSLFCQGINYSSPTETDMAILKLGWWYSFVRIGDFLDTIFFVLRKKNSQITFLHVAHHFLVVFSAWFYMNFGGDGQTALGGCVNASIHVIMYSYYFLAALGPSVQKYLWWKRYLTKLQIAQFVGLMLHMTITLFYDCGYPRRLALLALSQGLLGLGLFINFYVQSYVKPRKSKAERKKTA
- the LOC119174971 gene encoding very long chain fatty acid elongase AAEL008004; this encodes MQVSSASPLSHIRSLYEYVWSLRDPRIKEWSLHRDARFIFPVLICYVYVAKIAGPRWMKNREPFKLRGAILTYNFATVAANAYFCIEYLRHSYLQGGYSLFCQGIDYETSFDEHTTAIVNLHSWYSWVRIADFLDTFFFLARKKNSQVTCLHVIHHFLVVLNMWIFTNFGSDGQTLLGLCVNSFVHVIMYSYYFLAALGPSMQKYLWWKRYLTELQIVQFVSLMLHMAITLFHDCGYPRALAILSLAQGFLGLGLFINFYVKTYPEAAKEKAV